The nucleotide window aaacatataaatatgtatagatAATCATTTTAAAATTGAATTTCCCTATATTTATtcttaatattatatatataataaaaatatatacacaatgATGTTATCAAATTTTTAAACGTCATATAAATAGccattaattattatattgttgtttttttttcccccTTCCcccatatgcatatataaaaattattcaaCATAGTTACACAAATGTAAACTTAtgttgtatataaaaatagaatagtctataaaattatataatacgcaatatatataatatatacaaataagaGAAGTTGTTAAAAATGATTAACCTAATTATAGTTTATAAagtaaatacatataatttaaaaatatacagcTAGCTtataatggaaaaaataaatgtaactCACTATAAAttatctcttttttttttttttttttttttttttgtgtgtgtgtgtgtttatatatacattatttctttcctattttattttggCATATTTCACAGTTATTAAATGGTGTGTTGGAATATTATCATTACAGTGATTTGGTActgtatataatttatttgaagTTTTtctcatattttattttattttattatgtacttttatactttttgttttttatgtAAATGTATCAAAATTATTCGTGTAAATCTAGAACTAGcacttttaaaaaatatcttatattattatttattttttttttatgttattatctttaaaatgttttattattatatcacATATTTGTGTTTTTCTTTcgttttatcataatttcttgtttcattttattttattattatttttaatttttttttttatgaacatgttcataatattatataattttttttttttcatatattaattatcatgtaaacaaatatatgcatacataagtttaacataaatttatacatacGCATAATACATTAATAATATGTAATAATACaatgattttttttcttatcattattttaatatagatGAATAAACCTATCATATAATTagcaattttattttatactcTTTCTTATGTTTTTATCAAATTTCATTTTACcttaatttttattcttatattgatatatatattattattattattttattttatatattttcccaaTTAATTTAGCATTAAttctaagtattatatttgcTTGACAAttattcccttttttttgttattatatatttttatattattaataatatagaatttttccTATCCAAAATGAATGATAGCTAGTAAGTTTTTACAATTGGAGAATTAGCAATTTACAAacataatatacatatattatataagcattatataatattttccagaaatatatataatatatgtatgtatatatatatatgcatatgtatatgtatgtatattatacAAGCCATATATACTAATATCAAACACATATTATACGCTTGCAAATGCTCTAATACATTCCTAATGTAGTTGCAAATagctatattattttttttttttttttacagtGATAgcttatttaaaattttattaattgggGATAGTGGTGTTGGGAAATCTTGTTTACTCCTTCGTTTTGCTGTAACCAAACTCTTAAAATTTGAAcgaacataatatatatatatatgtatatccaTATATTCATTCTTGCAATATgagaataatttttattattttgtgatAAAAGAAGAAAGCATGCAAAAGAAAagaataaatgaaaatagagggtttattaaaattattttataaactaAGAAATAACGACACAgttttaatacaaataaagatatatacatttaagCATGCAATACACATTGATAGACATATGctgatattaaaaattgcTTTCCTCTTTATGTTTCACATTTTCTATTTCATTATTCGTAACAACATATACATGCCTTACCATTGTTGTAATTGCAAATGCTATAATCgttagttattttttttatatttttatatttttattttatttttttattttgctttTTAGGATGATACATATACAGATAGCTACATTAGCACAATAGGAGTTGACttcaaaattaaaacaatagAAATTgatgataaaattataaaacttCAAATAGTAATACAATATAtctcttttaaaaaaaatatatattgctTTAATATTAATGTAAAATGTGCACTAAAATAGCTAGCtaaacatataataaatatccatatttttttcttgtttttaataattcagTGGGATACAGCGGGACAGGAAAGGTTTAGAACAATAACATCCTCATATTATAGGGGAGCACAAggtttgttttttaaaatatttgtgAAATCAacaaatgttttttttatacacgCATACGCATTTTTACGAATGCAAATACATTTTATGAATGCAAATACATTTTATGATTTGTTCAGAATATtccatgcatatatatatatatttttttttttttctgaaccattcaggtataataatagtatacGATGTAACCGATAGAGATAGCTTTAATAATGTCAAAAATTGGATCATCGAAATAGAAAAGTACGcttaaaaatttattcatGTGTGTAcatgtatatgtatttatttatatgtagatAGTTAGATGATAGAAGAACGAAGAAAAAATCAATTTTCCCATTCTacatttttccatttttccaTTCTACATTTTCCAGTTTTATATTGCACACACAGTGGTTGCATTATTACCTGCACGATTCATACGAATAAAACACataaatgaattttttatatgttttgcTTAATTTAACTTTTTTGTAGATATGCATCGGAAGATGttcaaaaaattttaataggAAACAAaattgatttaaaaaacGACAGAAGTGTAAGCTATGAAGAAGGAAAAGAGCTAGCTGAAAGTTGTAATATTCAATTTTTAGAAACATCAGCAAAAATATCTCATAATGTTGAACAAGCATTTAAAACAATGgcatatgaaataaaaaataagtcACAACTCGAAAATCAACAAAAAGGAAGAGCTAACATAAACTTAAATGCAAAACCAATTaaggataataaaaaaaaatgttgttaatatacacataattatgcttaatatataattaacaattgaagtaataaataaatcaaGCAGgaaaattttagaaaaatataattccaAATTCCAtccttgttttttttcttgttttttttttccttgtTTTTTTGGTGTATTTTAGGACTCCCTATGTTAGCACCTTaacatttaattattatttatatatttctaatcTGTTCATTTTGCTCATATGTATATTCTTATATATGAGCTTTAAAATGCTGCCCAAATATGATACATATGCTTATGGAAAAAGAAAACATATCAaggcatatatattattagtgatgtgaaatatatatatacatatacatatatatatattatttttttttttttttttaatttaatgaTTAAATAACTTACCTCCCCaaattttttccttttattttttttattttctatatttttagatAATAAATGCTTACTTTTTACTGTCTATATATCACGTATTATTtgtgttattatttattttatcatagtatatatatacatatacatatatatatatatatacacatacaGTAATATACacttgcatatatatatatgtgtgtgtgtgtgtgctcatttatttatatatacatatataagcATGTGGATTGTATTATGCCATATGCACGTCTATTCttatttcttttcttttcttttcattttatttttttttcgtttaaAAACTTATGAAAGCAAATACAGAACTCagattaaaaaagaaaaaagaaaatcaCCATCATTATGTTCTCTCTCTctctttttatattatttttattatttttttttttttatttttttttttttttttttttttttttccaaattatTTAACAAAATGTGAAATATCCTCTTCGAAATTAAGGATGCTGTATATCGGAATGTTATGCTTTTGTTCGAATAAATCTTTAAAATAAACCTTTTCATTAtgttcatttatttcatgTTCATTCCTATTAAGAAGAACTATACATGCAACAACTTGTAAATCTggataatatttcattttgttaaatatttCAGTTAAAGCAGTTCCACAAGTAAATACATcatctattattataactttttttttattttttttttcaaattgtGGATTAcaacaattattatttattacacAATCTtgatcattttcttttatattccCTACTATAATAGTTTTATCAccatattcttttttttcttttctatcatataaataaaatatattatgaaattTATTTGTGTTAAGTAAAAAATGGCTAGTTAGTGATACAATTGGTATTCCTTTATATGAGGCTccaaataaataatcaaaatgaaTGTTTTTTGAAAGTATTAAATtagatattaaaaaagaaataatattTGCTGAAATagcattatttaaaaaacctgttgaaacaaaatatttagaTTTTCTTTttgattttaaaataaaatctcCAAATTTTATAgcttcatattttataagagcatctattaataaatttttcatctcttttatatcatcacaatttttattatcatttccTAGTTCTATTCTTTTGCATAATTCATTGTATCTGTTGTGTAATTcttcatctatattttttatttctttattattttcatccatttttttcaattatcaaaaaaaaaaaaaaaaatctcaAATTGTAAAATGAGCAATAAAACTCTTTGTCAGTATAAATGTGtttttcttaaattttttatttttctacaACTTTAAGTCaaattttgttaaatatcgaaaaaaaattcaaattgtgaaataaaaaaattgtacaaataaataaataaatatataatatgagaATATTTTTCCATGCTACATCAATTTGTAACTACTATACATTGCATGTATGATATgtatttacatttatatttattagcATATTAATTTGGTGGGTATTATTTTGCATGCTTATATtggctttatttttttttattgcttACAACAAAATAAGTCGATACGTATTGTTTTGGAGCAGCATATATAAAccccaaaaataaaaaattaacataaaaattagcaaataaaaattaacataaaaatgaacataaaaatgaacataaaaattagcaAATAAAATGAACAATAATAGTGAACAATAATAGTGAACAAGTGAATGGggaaatataattttcacaAAATTTTCACAATAATTCACAATAattttctccttttttttctccttttttttccccttttttttctccttttttttcccctttttttttctccttttttttcccccttttttttcccctttttttttctccttttttgCCAAATTCAGAGCCTACAAAATGGGGGACCCAAATTGGATGCGCGAAATGATGCCAACTTAAGAGAATGCTCAATTTCTTTTTTACGGCAAATAAAAAggtataaaatatttgtggatctataatttttttgcaaAATAGTTGCTAAGTTATTCcaatcatttaaattataatataatgtatattttttgtttggAATTGTGTcataaaaattgtttcttaaatatttattttctaaagAGAATGTAGAATGTTGTTGTGTCTCTAGAatagaattattatataaataattccaaggtgtataaataaaagtaaaattataattatttaaaatattataattgtaaattattgtaaaaaataagatTTGAAATAacttataatcatttttataatttaataaattacgATATAATATTGAATTGTTAATAGAGAgacacattttatttttattttttcgatttttataatttattaaaaatatcttatatttaaataaaaaaaataataataatgaatttgTATATGCTATATTTGAATTAACTAAAGGgctatttaatattttattcatttcatttatataattttgtgtTATTTGTAAAAATTCTTTgccttctttttttttaaaaaatttaatttttatttcttttttttttattatcattctattaaaatataagagatatatatatataagaaaatttttatcatcattattacaAACCCAcccttttttaaaaattatatttattatctcATATAAATTTTCCACTATTTCTATGTTATTTGCTTTAGATATTTTTCTCCAATTTTTTGCacacaaatttatttttctccaATTTTTTGCACacaaattaatttttctCCAATTTTTATACAcccatatattttgtttaaaaataaggcttaagcaaaaaaataattgcgttaacattaaataaatgttttttttttttatttgattaacattatttttgatttgtttttttatcaatattaGCAAATTTAAAATAAGTGTCCAATCtggatatttatttatattatctacaagtttgtttttatttttatattcttgaaaatttagacatattttaaagattgttattttaaaaatagagataaaaaaatattcatctTGAATTTGttcattaataatattactatattgtaatatatttttaaataaattatctaaattaattttttttttcccaaaattataattactatataaatataatttgattatttcgatcaaatttaaattacatattcttttatttattgtgagacataatttttgatttattttttcaatctttatccaattttttttacaaaaatttaaattatatatttttttttttttcttatttttggttaaattatttatatatttaaaatattttagtacatattcattatttagtGTATCCCATTTTATATTCTCTAAATTTGTAAtcacataaaatatataattttgttcatCTTTAAAAATATCTCTTCTCCTCATTCCTAATAttacattttcatttattaaatataataattttaaacatTTGTAAAGTGTTATATAGTTAGTTGATAAGTTTGTCttattttccaaaaaaatagataaacatttattaatacaattaaataattttatatctatatttttactttttaataattctatataGCTCTTAACTAAATAATTACATGTATgttgttcatataatttggaaaaaaacaaatttgtattgttaaaattatttacatatcttgttttattataatcatatttatttgtgttcatatctattatttttttacatttaaaatatatagatgaatataataatttggttaaaaaattattgtatatatttaattttctaTTAATTTCAAATATTctgaacaaataaaaaaaatgaatttccttcaaatttgtttttcttaataaatctatatataattttgttaaacAATTAAATGTTTcaaattttgttaaaaataaataatcataattaattaaataatttaaaaaaatacacataCATGTTAAATCTaccaaataataattcatatattttttcgtagttattaaaaatggaaatatatcATCCTTatcattttgtattttttccatATCCACCTTTTCAATGATAAAATTGTTATCGCCATTATTAtcaccattattattatcgccattattattatcgcCATGATTGTGACAcgtttttaactttttttgtctatttttgttaattataTACAATGAATGTAGAGCCagcattttatttatttttttatttttattcttgtttttatttttattattattattattacccCCTTTTAATGCTATGCACTTGTAACTGTCAAGTATGCTCACCCTTTCATTATTACAACCATTCACacttttacattttttattaatatttctCAAATTTGTTAAGTTTAAATTATctctaaaatattttaacgaattgtcataaatatttaaagacCCTGTTGtgttattaatttgttttttttttttagcaaCATTctgaaaatatgaataaatataattttttttatcattttcaaaattggctttaaaaaatatttgtgcATATTTTAAGATAGATATTATAAAacgattattttttatattatttttattgataatatataaataaataaatatatcttttaaatttattaatggtAATTTGGTGTCTAACTTATCACGGGAATGCATaggaaataaatttatattctttaaattttttttttttaatatttttttttttttatttaataataataatttttcaccacattttattaatctatttatttttctcaaaattatataagaatgtaaaaaagtaaattttgaagaatataaatttaatttttcaaaagaTAAAgctattaaagatatattttcgATCTTGGTTCggataataaacaaattatttagatttttatttttctctttttttattttcaaactTTTGAATATTCTTCCAattaataattcaaataatttataatttttatccaaaaaaaaagaatagacaaaaattattttacttAAAATAGACATATCTTTTtcacaatataaatttttttcaatatcatAAGATATAGATATaagaaaattttttattacattaaTATTTAGAAATTCATATGTTTGTTCacacaaattatttaaattatgatCTATTATGtagaaaatgttaaaatgggatcttaaatttattatgttatctttttcatatatttttttaatataacatgttatataatatttatataaattaaataataataagcttactattttattattcattgtatttacaatatatttcatgtcttttattatttttaaaattaaataattataattattttcatgatatatattaattaaactTGTAATCAAATAAATGTTGCACACATctttattcttttttatatcaataatgttatttataatatccatatttttcaaatcttttaacattttatctTTTCTTATAGTTATACATGGTTGTATTGATatcatatcatttttttgtaaaattttattatatatataattttctttagctaatattttctcatttttatcagttttatttaaatttattttattatccaAACAATCTCGTACCTCTTCATTACTAGCATTACTAACATTACTAAAACATtctgtatttattttattattttttattatattcaatttgttctcttcatttttatcccCAGAATTTAGTTCTAAAATGTTacacttttttatatttataaatttgtcatctttgatattatatataacttGAAAAAGGGATGGTGTATATtcaagttttttttttttctctataTTAAAAGCTATTTTATCATcagcttttttttttttgcaaaaataataatttatatattttgctGTTTTTGAACTTAATTTCTTGTTCTTTTTTGTTCCAGATAAGTTatcatttatgttttttttcaaagATCTTAATCTTTTCACACCATTTATTTTAGAGACATTGGAAAACATACtagcataaaaaaaaacataaattttatattatacctttTTATAATAACATGAACTGGTCAggtaaaaattgtaaaaaaaaaaaaaaaaaaaaaaaaaatcacaaCATCATAACATCACAACTTAAAAGCTGTTTCCATACAAATTGCTATGGATAATAAAGatagagaaaaaaatattctacATTTAAacactttttattatttataatttattttttggaaaattatagaaaaaatattcattttttcgtGTTCTATTTGTTATAACATTAAGCAAATCACAAAtccattttatttgtatgaaatatatatgtaaaaaaaaaaaaatttcaagttcaaaaatgtatgaacgttcattttttttttataattttttcgaaGATAgcgaacaaaatatattcacaTAGAATGCGTTCGGATATCAGTCTATCAATGcacatataattaaattatccCATATTTTGCAGCATTTTATTCATTCAATCATTTATTCATTCATTTATTCAATCATTTATTTactcatttatttatttacttaTTTTCTTTCTTTCTATTTACCACAAAACAGTTAGCTAGTCGCGATGTGCTTTGTTTAACTGCAAGCATTTGTATATGCTACTTGTCAGGTtatttcgaaaaaaaaaaatataattgtagctataaaattaaagtaaCATTTCATGAAATTACAATTGAAAACGGAAATACAAATTAATTGTAGATAAAATATTACCTAGAATAAATGGTAACAAAATAGTTtggtatttttttccattttcctatgtatacataaaatGAACGAATAAATGAATGTAAAAAAGCTGTTTTATAAATATCTCAGTTTCCACagttttttaattaataaaaataattataataacaccaagttaaataatttatttaaaggCAAGAATATAATGAGTCATATAAAACCAaactattttatatgtatccCTCTAAAtgataacaaaataataataaatgaattgttgaatatacaaaaatttgTTGTTTCAAAATTTGATTTATTAAATGAatgtataatagaaaaagaaaaattccATATTTCGTTACTAATCttatatgttaaaaataaGACACAAATAGATTTATCAAAAGAAGCCTTTAACGAAGCtataaatgaaattaaaaaaattaataaaaaaaatttatatttcaaaaGTTTGGATACATTTCACAAtgatgttttatatttaagcTTAAATGAAGAAAGCAATGATTACATCATTTTGTTAgcaaatatttttagaaaatgTTTTGAAAAAAGGAACATAAAAATAGTCTATAATAGTAGAAAACATGTGAATAACCATAAAAATGAgccaaataataaaaatgagccaaataataaaaatgagccaaataataaaaatgagccaaataataaaaatgagccaaataataaaaaagaacaaaatgaacaaaataaaataactcCTCATTTAACTTTAATGAAAAATTCCCATTTAAGTAGAATTTACATGAACAGAAAGCCAAAAATATTTCCAGATTATTACTCGAATTTTGACTTAACAAAATTATTGACTGAACATATAACCCCGAATAAAATACAACTTCTCGAAATGGATATTGACCCAAAAACAtcttattataaaataatatctgaattttcattttcttagTTCTATATATTTCTAATCATAATTTAGAGGGAAAAAATAACCCgcaatttcttttttaaataacaGTATTCACACACACAACCCTAttcctttattttattatgccCATATTATGCCCATATTATGTCCATATTATACCCATATATATgccatatgtatattttttgtccCCTAGATATTACATTTCATTAAtcgaaaaataaaactaacgaattaaatttttttaaaatagacAAACAATGTATAAGCAAGCGACCAAACATACCGTTGCTACTCTAGAGTAATATCTCaaagtaataatttttttttttggataaaatttaaaaaagctagctatgaaataaaaaaaaaaatatgcacacAAATGGTCATAAAATCAGTGCATTtataaaatgtgaaaaatgtaaaatgcgtaaaatgtgaaaaatgtaaaatgtgaaaaatatgaaaaatatgcaaaatacGTAAAACATGTTTTAATGGTTTAATGTAGGTACACCTGAGCAACGTCATTTTAAGAGTATTTGTCTAAATTTGTAATTATTAATTtggattaaaaaaatataagaatataaattattataacataaatggatgaacataataaatgtaaaaaatttataaattttcattatttttttataacaagATTTTTATCACTTAAGTAATAATggtattaaaatttattatttttattttaacatttttgaataaatatatacaaagtGAAAATGATATATCTGTTAATGGGGTTTTAAATGTgtcaaatttaaaaatatcatcTAAAGATAATCGAGATAATGgaataatt belongs to Plasmodium yoelii strain 17X genome assembly, chromosome: 11 and includes:
- a CDS encoding AKAP-like protein, putative yields the protein MNVKKLFYKYLSFHSFLINKNNYNNTKLNNLFKGKNIMSHIKPNYFICIPLNDNKIIINELLNIQKFVVSKFDLLNECIIEKEKFHISLLILYVKNKTQIDLSKEAFNEAINEIKKINKKNLYFKSLDTFHNDVLYLSLNEESNDYIILLANIFRKCFEKRNIKIVYNSRKHVNNHKNEPNNKNEPNNKNEPNNKNEPNNKNEPNNKKEQNEQNKITPHLTLMKNSHLSRIYMNRKPKIFPDYYSNFDLTKLLTEHITPNKIQLLEMDIDPKTSYYKIISEFSFS
- a CDS encoding ras-related protein Rab-1B, putative, whose product is MNDSYDSLFKILLIGDSGVGKSCLLLRFADDTYTDSYISTIGVDFKIKTIEIDDKIIKLQIWDTAGQERFRTITSSYYRGAQGIIIVYDVTDRDSFNNVKNWIIEIEKYASEDVQKILIGNKIDLKNDRSVSYEEGKELAESCNIQFLETSAKISHNVEQAFKTMAYEIKNKSQLENQQKGRANINLNAKPIKDNKKKCC